taaataggtaggttattctgtaaccaaaaaatctaataaacatatttaaacacagtttttgcttatagttatttaagtttaaatttggacgaaattgcatattaaataatcaagaattacgattttagttattttttttgtactattataatattaattcaacttaccagctaccgtcgtattataataagtaataataatataaaatatcctagactgactaaccgtctccgctcagaatcgatattcgtatacaatgatattgtaatatcattgaattcaaatttaataccatccattacactattacagtgaAGCACTTGAAACCTACTTACCTTTTGTACAGcactacagcagagcgacatccaattacccgattttttttatgcaacttGACATCataagtaggtacgaaaaaatgcattatctaacaattaaatattaactgtacataatattataatctaaaagtCTTGTTagggaaaattataattttaatatatttcatatttttataagaattcttTCAAATACTTTCGACTTTCgagtaatatgtatttaattagtgAAGTTTAATATTGACTTATTTTGTACCAACTACTAAACCATGTGTGTAGGtactctatacatattttttaattctgttgcaGGACATGACACATGCAAATAgactactaaaatatttatagggtaCTGAGTAATGTAGGTAAGTGAGTTATGTTTTCGCGTACTCATTGTTAATACTAAAACAATACTCCATATCCTACATGGAAAGTATTTTACCTTTTCGTGaaatactgtatttataatttatattttataggtactgtactactgtgttaaaattaattaaaattattattataccatagaaACATTagaaacactatattatattatattgaaacacattttaagttattttgttgttgaaaattcataaaattttaagtatttatacctaaagtttgaaaatttggtactattctccataagtttttcatcgaatatctgtaaaaaaaactctacCGAACTAAAATCaggaataaaatgaaaatgggATTAGCTAATTCAATTATCCCCAAAAATGTATTACCAGGACTGCAAACAGAAGAGGATTTAGAGGCAGCACTTACAGAACCAAAGGCAAATATAGTTGAAGTTGGTGAGATAGATGAAGAAGTTGAAATCGATTAGGACCCTGATGACGAAGTAGAGACACACGGAGAAactaaatatatagaaataaggGACGTAGAAAACAAAATACCAGCACGGATACAAAAAATTAAGCAACATCGAGAAGAATCACTTATCGGACTACAGAAACAAGCTAGACAAATGTTGCAAATGTCAAACAAGAAAATGCCAATTGTACTAATTGGACAaactgtcaaaattaaaattcccgAAGTCGATCGAAGTAAAATTGATTCCCGCACATTAATGGCTAAGGTGTTACAAGTTGTGGATGGAGATTTTTACCGCCTGGGTACAAAAGCGGGAACACTCTCACAACTGTTCACTCGCAATCAGTTCACCTTATGTGAAGACAATTTTTTAGAATCGGCAATTATACTAGATAATGAAATTGGTATTCGACAAGCAGTATTACAAGTCGCAACTGTCTTTGACTGGTGGACTAGGACTAATAAAGTGTAATTGTTAGAAAAAATGTGTAACAAACAAATGTAAATGCCAATCCAAAAATTTACTGTGCAACTCGAGATGTCACAGTAGCCCAAGCCtgcacaaataaataatttaataataataaaaataatatactagtaataaatgtacctataatgcatttcatttataaattttcgcattagtacttaataataataataaaataataaactagcactacagttataatattatataataattatataaatttgttgtcataacaataatataaatgtgtgtatttaatataatagcattgatatagccagtggcgtagcgaatcatgtttttcagaagcaattgcttctggtttctggggggtggtggtgggtcataacctcataaagcccatacacacggtcagtctttgaactttattttgggtgctaccccaaccacctatttgagcatatgagtatcgtatacatcagttggagtTGGGTGGGataggtcataaataatttgtttgcttccatatgatttaaagttcgctacgccactggatATAGCATtgactatgtataatcaatgataatagtcattgatatagtacctacctaatataaataataataataattaataactttaaataacttaaacatttttggaCTTTTACTAACACTGATTGTTTATCCTAAGATTTACCAAATCTCGTTTGTAAAAGTCCCAACTACAAAAATCATTCGGGGTTTGACCAAACGATGTTGTGTATCCTAGGTTTAACCGGTATTCGTACTTTTaccgtaacatatattatatatatatcatctaTTACCATAATTTCTGAATTAACGTTTGTTTTCATGTTTAGTgtagtattcaaaatattgttttcttttacaATCAAAACCCTACCTCTATAAAATTTACCAATGTcaaccaatataaataaacagtacTCACTAAGGTCTCGACTATGtactcacttttttttataaagatatcATAATGTTCACAATTATGGGAAAACAAAACCATTTTTGGATGTGatgtgtctatatattatattaaaagtaattgtaatgttttcatatattgtataattatactacTCTATTAAGTTCAAAATCCACAATTTCATTTccttaagattattattttaaacatcaattcataatataaaaactaaattaaatctaatattataacaattaaactttgtaaaattaaaactgtttaaatcatattttttgagataatataagattattattctaatttattgtttttctagCGACATCCGTCTGTGACTCGATTCCCAATTTATACTTTACATTTAGGACAAACAGACTGCTTCATTGGAACTCCACATTCCATAACACAATAAAAGTGGCCATTCCGACATTTACGCCAATGCCCTTGAGCTTTAATGCATTTCGAAAAACTGGTGGATATAGTGGCATAAATTATCTGTCTTTCTTCAACATTTATGACTGCCATCCCATcaaatttatcataaatcaactcagtaaatttttttatttctatatctCTGTCaacagtatatattttacaagacatTAATAGAGCTTCCATTTTGCCTATTATAACTTTCAACTGAATCGCATAAGAACTATCCATATCAAGTGCCTtctgaaattttgaatttgacaaAATCTCAAATAAACTCATAATCCTTGCACCACGCGCCATCTCCATGTTGATATCAAATTTTTGTTGATATGACAACTGCTGCGCATAAGTGAATGCAACAGAAAGAATCCAATCAAAGTGATTAATGATAGTTTGTTTTCTTTggctatcattgaattcattaATTCTACATTTATACTTTGAAGTAGTTTTGAACAAATCAATGACAAAATTTAATGATTCAATATCATTGGCAGGTAAAAGGAACTTTGAACGTTTATTATCTGAAAACCTTAATAAAGGCTGGCAAAATTTATCCCATAAAGGTTTGATACCATCACATCTATTGTcaccaatataattaaaaataaaattattattcaaatagtttAAAGAATCAATTATTGTCTTTGTTTTTCCGCGAATTGCAGCTACTTCtccatattgttttatttttatttttgatatatcttctaatattacttttacatGGTTCATAAAACGTTgggtttttaaaataggtatcttACATAATGGACACTGTTTCAAACATATATCTTCATCATTTAGGTTCATCCAATCTCTTAATGCTTCAGATTCTATAATATGTTCACAATCTTCTAAATAAACAAACCtaaaaaatatcacataattaacattatataatattatatagaaaaattacTTTGATGCACGACGCATGTAGAACATTATCagctatattaattaattgtataatttataaatttatattcaatgtaataaaattataatctaattataattgatatgacatattataatcttagaATGTTATGTCAAATGTAACTATTAGCttctacaaatatataaaattactgattaaattttaatttcatatatgcTAACAAAATCACTAATTACTTCCAAgattggtaacagaataaaaaatacaaatctataACAGATATTCTTTCTAATTTACCTTGCATTTGGATCATTTTCATTGCCAAAAACTGTTGTGGTAACTTTATCCCTTGGACAAATGCGGCATAGAGGGGGACATGGTTCACCACAAAATCCTATACACTCATGCCCACATATCAACTTGAGCGCGCAAGGCTTATAACAAGGTCTTCGATTACATATTTCATAACATTTCCTGGTGCATTCCAAATGTGGACACTTCCACTCACATTTTtcctattaataaaatcaataaaaatatataaattatgattagaaAATGCAAGTATTTCCAACAggatattcatttaatttaaacattcacaGCGAAACATTACTACAGAGCATAATTTAACATACAAAGTATGAGGCACTAGTACCCCCCAGTGATATTTGAATGCTACCCAGTGGTGGGTGATCATGCCACTGACCAACACATTCTCATAACGACCGATgccaatgtaaattattatgtacataatatataaagaacgtaaaactattttaaactcTCGACTCTTGTATATTTTatcccatattatataattaacaataatattttattatattttattttataattcagttATTTATTACCTTGCAAGGTACACATGCATTACCACACAGACGACTACATGTAGAATGCAAGCATGAAAAGATGCATTTTTGATTACAAGGTGGACATCGTTCCTTACAGGGGAATTTACATCTGTTAAGatgaattattatacatgattacaaataaatgtataggttttaaataaaaaatgtacacatacGTATGATTGCATGGGTTTATCTTGTTACAAATTTCACTACAAGGTACATGTATGCGTCCTTGTTTACATTCTCCACATGTTCCCaaacaaatattgttacaatttaatttttgtagacATGGTTCACGGCACTTGTCAAGTATATATTGGCTGTCCAGTCTGAATTCTACAatatatcatgtttttttttaataataacctaATATAAACCATACAAACAGTGGCGAAACGAACCTAAAATAACCCATAAGCaacctaaaatgtataataaacaaatactattagtattagttattaccattaCCATCTACTATTTAGTAATTGTTTTACACTTTCATATTGAGCGCCCACTTAGCACCCACCTAcccataagtatttaaaaaatcataaagtaTCCGCTTCTCAGAGACCACAATTGTTTCGCCATTGTACACAGAGGCAGGTAATGTAGCATATGCTGCCCCCGAAATTTTTTTCTGACTGCTGCAGTAACTAAAGTACTAAATATTGAACTATGGgacactaaatattaattttacacagTAAAAATTACTtccataaaactatatttacacaaattatataatacaatgtacattataatttataaattatgacacATGGATACGTTATGGCCAAAGAAGACCTACTAACCCTACTAACCCTACTTGCGGAACACTCATTAAGGTCAAGCACATCTTCTTCAAACGTCGCTAGTTCAATGAAATATGCATCCAACAGGAACTACTGGAGACCCTATATGACATATTTTAACCCACTCCCGAGACGtccaaaaaactaattaaattcataaataaaactgAATTGCGTCATCTTATTTAATAATCTTAGtcacataagaaaaaaattaacaaaaaaaaatgtaacgcaGGCTAATAACCTTGCAGTTGAagactttaaaaattaataaaaaaaaattatatttaaaaataattctacagccctatttattaaaatttaaaatgtttatgaagtTACCCCTTCCCTTAATAGTAAAAAtcagttttgtatttttttcttcaccAATAATTAGCTTAAATTTGTTTGATCTATTTCAAAAACATTCACCAAAaactctatttttaaaatatattattgaataatggaCATTCTGCAGTGCTAAGAAAATAAGCAGCATCTcctattttagtaaaaaatgagATATTGGTACCTGGGGGTTAACAAAGTGGTTTTGTACAATTTTTCGAAGTAAAAAAGCAGTATATACTATATCcactgtttaattttgaaaatgagcaattgaaattaaaaaaataaacagtaagtctataatttttgtgaaaCTAGAAGCAAAAGTACAGTAAATCCCAATAAGAAGCAATAAGCAGTAAGTGGAATGGAGTTACTATAATTTTGCTTATTTTCAAgacatttaaagattttaaatagaATCTAAATACACACAGTATCttcgtatttactatttttaattggtaGTATATTCTGTAGTAGGTGACAACCACAGTTTCAGATATATCTTTATTTTAGGTATCAATCGTGGTCACATCTTACATACAGCCGATAATAtgttcattaaacattttagagcagtggtcttcaaccggtGGGGCGTAACCCATTTTTGGGCCACGTAAGCTTTAAAATTGGGTCACGAAacgtcttatttttaaaataaaaaataagtttaatagatgaaataaataaaaatgcagtttatataatctgtattctataatataatggatatcaaatcacagtatattcagtttattcagttatacaatatatatgcaTTAAGCAATTTTAGCTTTGTTTTTCTACAAAGCTTACGTAGGTCGCGAAAAATGTGGGCCTAAAAAAGTGGGTCGCGAGTGCAAAAAGGTTGAAGACCACTGTTTAAGAGAATAGAAAATGatgaatatattgtaattttgctTCTCATTGTGCTTGAAAAATAAGAAGTAAGTCCATTTTCATGGATAAAgaataaacgaaaatatttaaaaacttattaaatcaattctgatataaaataagtacattttaggattttatgttaattatactTGGTGCAATGATCAGTTATAGCATTGAACTAGCATCTAGGTTAATACATTGggccatttttaaatatttgtattttgtatcgtAAAACTTGGAAAAAGACAATGCagctaccaaaaaaaaaaaattaggtctGCCACTGGGAAGTAATCCATACTCATGCCTAGTTTATGAACATTTATTGGTCATACAGTTATtaagttaattgtaatttaaattaaaaaaaaaacaaaaatgtactcGAAATagcctataaaatatgttttgataactaataaaaaaataaaaaagatgtaatactataataataacaaacctTTATCCTTATCACAACATAAAACCCAAACTTGGTTATGACCACAAGCaagtttactatttttttgCAACACTATTTCCTCACAATCTTTAGTTGTACATTCTTCTGCACATAAATTCTTACACATATGCCCACAAGCTAAAATTCGGTTACATTTCTTAGTGCAAAGTTTACGTTCTGGTAAAGTTTTACATTTCATTGTAATTGAATGGCCACAGTCTGGTATAACTTTTactacctaaaaataaataagtttaataaacaaaacagaaggacacaataaaatatctaactTACTAGATTTTCACAaggtttacatttttcatagcATTTAGATTGACATTTATGGACACATGCTAATTTACGGGTACATGGAAGAATACATTTaatgtcattaatatttaattcacaaGGTACATCATTCTTTGTGTGTCCACAAGGCAAAACTTTCTTAATTTTAACAGTACACAATGAGCAGTCTTCATAGCACTTATTTTGACATTTGTGATTAAGAGAGCactttaagttaatattttcacAAGGTTTTGAGCATTTATACTGtggatacatttataaaatagcaatattaaaatattaaatagtttttttaaaaactaaaattacctTCTCGTGTTCTGGATCATCATTTTTGTGACAATTTTTTTCACAAGCATGACCACATTCTAATCgatctatacatttatatgaacAGATGGGTTTTTTgtcatgacatttttttaaaattgtatgaccaCATATTTCTAGGAAAGCTTCTACctaaattttattacaaacacTTATGTAAGGGAAATAATACATTaaggaaaaattataaaaaattcaaccATTTCTTCACACGGATAAGTAAGAACATCAAGAAAACATTGTAATGTTAATTCGTGACCACATGGTAACTCTTTGTTCAATAGCACAAGACAATCTCCACAATCCATGTGACATGTTTTTTTGCAAGGATGGTTATAATTACAGAacctataatacattgtaacataattaaataaaaatatatttcaaagaaaatgataaataaaaatattatacttttcacaCGGCTCCacgcatttaaatttcaaatgctcacGGTCATCAGAATGACACATTCTTGTACAATAATGACCACACAATAGCAATGATTTACACATCATAGTACAACCACCACCTTccttaataatatcaaaatcttCACTTTTTGCAACCTTTGTCATAATACCAGAATGAACAGCACATTCTAAAGTCAATTCATCACCTTAAAACAAGCcatgttaataatttagaatttatctaaataatattaataaataatatatttttaccatatgaACCCTGATTTACTAATGTTTCTTTTATTTGTTTCCACAAATTTCCAGAATTGTACAAATTATCCATGTTCCCCATTATGTAAAGTCCATACTTAGCTCTTGACAATGCAACACATATtctgttttcagtttttaaaaaccCTACATTTCCTTTTTCATTACTTCTGactagtgataataatattatatcactttcTTCACCTTGATAATTATCTACCACAGTGATTTTCATGTCTTCTAACAttgcatgtttttttcttaacttaatatagatattatacaaaaaattaattattaactcaaaaaccAATTAGTAACCACCATTCGATTTGTATACTTAtgtaaacaaattgaaaaatgtatgttaactTACTGaacgaattttaaataattgaccACTGTAAGTCGTTAATATTGTCACTTGATTAGTTGTATAGccttgtaaaattaaatgtctggcaaacataattaaaaatctagCTTCATGATCATTACTTTTGCTTGAAGTTTCCTCAACCTGAAtggaaaaacaaattgtattaattgaataacaccataataaaatacagCCTCAGATATGACATACTtcgttttcatataaattatgatttaggaAGAATACATCTTTGGTAACGCCACGAATGTGTTCTCTATTGTGAAcagaaatatgattttttaattcatcgtATATTGATGGAGTTATAAGAGATGCTATTTCAGGACGCATTCTATGTTGTTCTCCTAATGTGTAACAAGGTACTCCATTATTGACCATACGTTCAAACAacgaaatatcaaaattaaaatcttttgcCAATTTGTAAACTGCATTACTAGGACGTAGTTGCTTATGGTCacctttaaaatgaaaaattatgaacttatatatattttttcatatggtaaattatacaaacctacctattaatataagGTGTTGGCAGTGACTTGTTAAAGAAGAAACAATGTGTG
This portion of the Acyrthosiphon pisum isolate AL4f chromosome A1, pea_aphid_22Mar2018_4r6ur, whole genome shotgun sequence genome encodes:
- the LOC100167272 gene encoding NFX1-type zinc finger-containing protein 1, whose amino-acid sequence is MYKNRYIDKNDKRQNSQGRRIRTNPTTNSENIQFKIKSAKQQNEQTDSSSSKPKKKGGKNENTGNKQEKSKFKQNSENRQKRWRGKTIEHKEKSENGNTKKNKIEKYSFGIERLAELCCKDPSEIVFVMSNKVNGFMELFKQNKEPDWIFLLMKVSAKICSSELIQSKHFLLTELTCSQFFDHLKTYILSTPTEKNLKRCNNMNIFYEDCLVVFQSITTLFPKTAEEKLKEIIVSSNIALNGIKSFCNLIKINETTIEKMNDLLQKINDTKLTEELKLKEKLIIENVAQLVTPLENFRELTVYPTVIDLESEEPFLRPNISKGAYQNVEHYLDVQFRLLREDFIAPLREGIQFYKSKINDQQLHTRRKKINNIRIYSDVEFEKEGEFVRNKYGYLINFDIKNKLKIDWELAKRFMCGSLLVFSGNNFRTFFLGIVMDRKIELLKKGKLIVQLLEAAKPIFNTSLTMVESEVFFEPYKCSMEVLKNINSDNFPMEKYIISACNQLDYPYYIDELPELTYYEIDKLAKFQVLSQNQWPTKEQLGLDEMQFGAFKAALTQEFTVIQGPPGTGKTFIGLKIMKTIINNLYHKRFLTKPILVVCYTNHALDQFMEGILSFTKKVVRIGGQSKSEILEKYSLRNISRTYTPRSKITSKGLRNIEEQVKTTMENIKYFKECSEVVSYNAGILELSLLKNGMPKHYHYFFKTNLDLLSWLFKDFNYFGVDPIGFIIGIKNQLINNVFHSEKLLEIKQVDDNDDEAKQYESNNLDLKRNHKNVVIYIITLYDIREACNEQYEESVRLENQSSFDAKCLNESEEAKFNLCVMENIHNYFVKMMNLIDVDMVVPQSIKKLNKLNMRQRWSLYFRWVKETKDMFDPKIINCEQKYSQVYKQYAELRELENIELLNKMHVVALTTTGAAKHRIMLEGLKSPIVVVEEAAEVLEAHIVSSLTSHCQHLILIGDHKQLRPSNAVYKLAKDFNFDISLFERMVNNGVPCYTLGEQHRMRPEIASLITPSIYDELKNHISVHNREHIRGVTKDVFFLNHNLYENEVEETSSKSNDHEARFLIMFARHLILQGYTTNQVTILTTYSGQLFKIRSLRKKHAMLEDMKITVVDNYQGEESDIILLSLVRSNEKGNVGFLKTENRICVALSRAKYGLYIMGNMDNLYNSGNLWKQIKETLVNQGSYGDELTLECAVHSGIMTKVAKSEDFDIIKEGGGCTMMCKSLLLCGHYCTRMCHSDDREHLKFKCVEPCEKFCNYNHPCKKTCHMDCGDCLVLLNKELPCGHELTLQCFLDVLTYPCEEMVEAFLEICGHTILKKCHDKKPICSYKCIDRLECGHACEKNCHKNDDPEHEKYKCSKPCENINLKCSLNHKCQNKCYEDCSLCTVKIKKVLPCGHTKNDVPCELNINDIKCILPCTRKLACVHKCQSKCYEKCKPCENLVVKVIPDCGHSITMKCKTLPERKLCTKKCNRILACGHMCKNLCAEECTTKDCEEIVLQKNSKLACGHNQVWVLCCDKDKEFRLDSQYILDKCREPCLQKLNCNNICLGTCGECKQGRIHVPCSEICNKINPCNHTCKFPCKERCPPCNQKCIFSCLHSTCSRLCGNACVPCKEKCEWKCPHLECTRKCYEICNRRPCYKPCALKLICGHECIGFCGEPCPPLCRICPRDKVTTTVFGNENDPNARFVYLEDCEHIIESEALRDWMNLNDEDICLKQCPLCKIPILKTQRFMNHVKVILEDISKIKIKQYGEVAAIRGKTKTIIDSLNYLNNNFIFNYIGDNRCDGIKPLWDKFCQPLLRFSDNKRSKFLLPANDIESLNFVIDLFKTTSKYKCRINEFNDSQRKQTIINHFDWILSVAFTYAQQLSYQQKFDINMEMARGARIMSLFEILSNSKFQKALDMDSSYAIQLKVIIGKMEALLMSCKIYTVDRDIEIKKFTELIYDKFDGMAVINVEERQIIYATISTSFSKCIKAQGHWRKCRNGHFYCVMECGVPMKQSVCPKCKV